A single genomic interval of Rhododendron vialii isolate Sample 1 chromosome 3a, ASM3025357v1 harbors:
- the LOC131318774 gene encoding uncharacterized protein LOC131318774 has translation MYLLVSSKDQRERERESIMGDSSASYIHMVQHLIEKCLIFHMTKEECMEALSKHASIEPVITSTVWNELEKENKEFFEAYSQSQGKENRMSEAETSEMIQRMISDSSKDTSDD, from the exons ATGTACCTTTTAGTATCAAGTaaagatcagagagagagagagagagagagtatcatGGGGGACTCATCTGCCTCATATATACATATG GTGCAACACCTGATAGAGAAGTGTCTGATCTTCCACATGACAAAAGAGGAGTGCATGGAAGCCCTTTCTAAACATGCAAGTATTGAACCAGTCATCACTTCCACTG TGTGGAACGAGCTGGAAAAAGAGAACAAGGAATTTTTCGAGGCATACTCCCAATCTCAGGGCAAAGAAAACCGGATGTCAGAGGCCGAGACAAGTGAAATGATTCAGAGGATGATATCTGATTCCTCGAAGGATACCTCAGACGACTAA